GTAGTGAGCTACCCGGGTGGTGTACAGGACGTCGTGGGCTACCCTGGACTTCTTGTCAAGCAGATAAAAATCACTACATCCTCATCATTAACGCAGAATATAATCGAATCTCGAACATTTCTATAAAAGCTAAAGTTAAATGACACTGaattaaaattagttttccGGACTTCTCATGTTTGGTTGCGTGAGATGTTTGCACTGAATGGAGGAAGGAATGAAgatttaccacacacacacacatgcagagatGTTAGAGaactgtgtatatgtgtctatatatttatttcttcatctctctctatatatatgtgtgtgtctgtgctctTTACGCCACTAGAGTAAATAATCACCAGTTGTCGACACAATATACATTCACTAGAATCACATCATTTCAACGACTAGTAAAGTGAACGGGCTGTGAAAATATCTGGAAAATATCTGAATTTCACGTAGATTACTTCTAAAGTGCAGAAGTGTACAGTATACTTATTATGGAGGGAGTTGTAGAGAGGGATAGCAAATAGGACCTTCTGGTATCTGTCATCTTCCCTTTTGAGTTTTATTTAGCCCAAAGTGACATTTGAGAAATTCTGTGCTTGCTTAGCTCCTCATTACGATAGAAAAAGTCTCAAGATGTAGAGaataaaggaaagagaaagaagaaaaaaatggaagtcaaaatttttaaaattaacgtTCTAGGTTTGAACATCTTAAATTggagaaaacgaaagaaacaaacacatatacatatacagatgACAGTGTGAATCAAGGATGTACCATCAAGATGTCAGAATGGAACATTTGATATTCCTTCAATAATTCAAGTGAATGTCAAATACCCACGAGATGCAATGCAACAATACAaacctctttttaaaaaaacatgttaaaaaagatgtcgtgtaatttaaaaattatgtctTGATTTAATAGAATCcctaatttctttattttcattatttaatgaCCTAATTTATCCTTTGTTTGATGAACGTACGTTAGtgtgattctctctctctctcttaaccTTTTGAATTCTTAAGCAAGATCCATTTATAAGCAAAAATGCACAATAGAGTTCTGTTAACTGTATGTTACAAAAAATTCAGAAATAATTCTGTCAAATGTTTTGAGTAAATTATTCAAACAGCGATGTTAATCTCTAAGTTCTTAACTTTTTGCCTCTTTGTTAACATACGTTCGGCGTATGCTCACAAAATCccaaaataaccaaaaaaaaaaaaaaaaaaaaaaaagacttggaaTCTTTGGTAAGCTGGTGAATCTTTTTTTGgtagcaataaacattttaggCAAAACAAGTGATATTTTGGTTATTGCTGCTGCTTTGTATCGTGTGTTGGTACAGCTTGTGTAACAGCTACAGTGAGTCAACTCAGTCTTGAACTGTTTCATGTTCCTTCTCTGTGACAAAATAATGTTgggaaaaatgtgcaaaaagtCTTTGACATCAAATTCACGACAGTTAGTAGATGCACATTCTCGTGACATTTCGCAcatacaaacacccacacatacacatttacagCCCCGGGTGCCTTTACCCTGCTTCTACCTCTCGTCAGACCGACCTGAATACAATTTTTGTGCACGGGTGGTGTTAGGCAGGTATTTCGAAAAGGGAAAAGGGACTTCACCCAACTGGGAAATATTACCTTGCATTGAACTTTCGTCTGTCATTCGATGAACGTTGTGAGCCCCACTCGACTGCTAATCAGAGTGAGATATTGATAAAGTTGACAGAATACGATTAGGTGATAGGGAAGCCAAAAGATATACAGTAACACGTGCTGAAATACTCTTGGTGTGAATACGTAAGCTGTTCAGTAATCCAGACAATGAATTTTTCGAACATGACTAGTTTTATTTCCCCctcttcctcccctccaccctaTTTTGATCTTCAACACAATCTGGTGACAGCCTGGTGACAGCCTGGTCACAGCTTGGCAAACCCGTCTCGCAATGCATTGGTGGATGGCGAGAATTGTCTCTTTTACCTGCACAGAGAGCGACTGGACGAATATTGGCTGCTAGCCCTTCACTCATACGTTCCCGCCATCTTCAGCTCCTCCCTCTAGCAATCATCAAAAGATTTGCTCACATCAACATCAGTCGACAGCTTCAGAGAACATTCACAAGCGGAGGGCGAGATATATAGAGTCCTTCATCTACAGAATAGTAGGCACGCAACTGAGTTCaggtattttcttctttcttcttttcttcagagCGTTTCTTTATCCTCCCGCCCAcaaattcaaatttattttttataattgttctaattttaattaattaaattaatatcagtattccatttgtattttctgtatttatgaGGCACTGTTTGCACCAGTAATTGTTCTGGTCACAGTGTTACAGTGACAGTTTATTTTCgctagaaaaataataaataaagggTAAAGTTTATCCCATGCCCTTTCTCATGTCCttagaaatatatatgtatgtgtgttagagTCCTCAGTTCTAGAGGCCACTTTATGTGATGActgtgtccatctcctctccctccctgccttaccttccccaaccttctTTGAAgacaggtacccattcccatTACCTGGATTAGGGAAAGTGAACTGCTCTACACGAGTATCGAACCGCATCTTTCTCAGTTCAGAAGCCAGCATTTTACCATTCTATCCACTTCCCCTTATATAAAGGGATAAGGTCAGAGAGGAACAATGTCCATGGTAACTCACTTGAAATCATTCGTTTCAGCTGAAGACTGACCATGCTTCGCTTTGTAGCCACGGTGCTGTTGTTCAGTGCGGTGACCTGTCAGGACGACCTGGTCCTGAGGCTGACTAACCAACTCAATGATCTGAGGGCTCAGCTTGATGCAATCAAAGAACGATGTTCAGACCTCGATCCTTTAGGAGGTGAGACTTGCCTGTCGATAAGCTCACTGGttttacagacagacagacggacacacggacggacagacagacccataaatatagaaagaagaaacaaagatacTCTTAGTTTCACGGAACTGGTTTTGATTTTCTGTTCTCagaatttagttttattttaactgcCCAGAAGCCGCATACCTAATGTCCACATAACAATCAAGCAGTAATTAAAATGATCGAAAACATCATGGTCTGCCTTGTTTGTCTTTGACCGACAGGGATGGTAGAGGAAGATGGCTATTTTCTGGCCTTCAAGCTATTCGCTGGGAACGGCAGGGACGCGTTCGGAAGTTATGGTAGTTTAGATGAGAACAACGACGTCGTCTTCCAGCGTTACGTCACGCCCTCGTCCTGTCGCCACACCGGAGCCTGCGGCCACAACTTCCGCGGAGACTTCCTGTTCTACTGGGACGAACTTCTCGTAGATACTGTGAGTTTTAGGACtgcactaacactaacactagcACTAACAATCCCTACATGTTAGCCCAACCTCATCTAACCGACTTTGACTGACGCCTCGTTTTTACCTGTTacttattttctgtttgatgCTAAGGTTTATCCCAACTACACACTAGGAAGCTTCCAGAGACTTTCTGTAACTACATCGATGGTTAGAAAAATAGTTATTGAGTTGTCCAGGTTATACTTAACATCAGGAGTGAAGATGAAATAGTAGTTGTTGATTTACAGACAGCATTGTCTACTATTTTTTCGAGCAGGTGAAGGTGAATATACACAAGAATGGTGAGGTTGTGCACTACGCTGTGTTTAACGGAACTGGCTCGACCTACCTGAATTGGTTCAACCAGACCAAACTTTTGGAATCGTCTTGGCTAGACTTGAAAACATCCTCAACgaatttcttttctatttatgGGTACGTGACTGGTGCATGATGTGGACGAAATATTTCTCACACCACCAACTCTGCAACCCGTATACTAATGCGCATGTTTGACTGTTCGGTAGTGTGTCCGTGGTCCATTGTCGAGCGTAGACGTGTGTGCATAATTTCTGTCTGACAATCTGTCGAATCCTGAGTGTTTGTATTTACCTTTGcctatatgtatttttttattctagaCATTTCTGTTGTCTTTTCCCAGAAATTCCAAACTGAGAAGACAGTTTTACATCAGCTCTAACAGCACTGACTGTGGAAGTGATGCCGGGTGGCTTGTCATCAAAAACTCGAAGGAAAAATGTTCCTGGGGCAAGCTGCCAAAAACTGCCAAATACCCGGTCATTTTCTATGCCAATCCCAACCACGCAGTCAAGTTTAGTTCTGGCGGTGAGGATCTTACGGAATAAATCTTcacttaatctttttttaaaatccattatATTATTGAATCcacatataatatttttaatattttacaataacaaTGATCTTAATGGTGTGAGCGATTTCTTCATCCTGTGCGAAACTTTGTGTTACAGACCTCGGCCAGGCAGACTCCATCAGCATCTGGGTGAAGCTGCAAGGTGGTGTCAAGCCGAGACTGCCATGCATTGAATGACCCTCCCTGGGACAGTACAATGAGGAGAGAGCTGATAAATTGCTCCTCCaccaacacacatgcatgaaaacCTTAAACACTTTGCTGAAATGTCGACTAGGAAAATTTGAAGACTACAacagttaataaataaagacactTCAAAGCAATTCTTGGTGTTACgcttgcttctgtgtgtgtgtgtcattggatGGATTCCGTGGTACATGGtgatgtgcatatatatatgtgtctaTCTATCTGTCTGTCCACATTGACATACTCTGTGTTCTATCAAAGACAAATGTGAACTACATCTGGACATatgcgcccacacacacacacatacacacagtcacatagtcacacacactcacacactcgcacacacacgttTATTTGCGAACACATGGCGCAAGGAGCCTCAATGCAGCAAGAAGATAACCAATTTAATGATTTGAAAACTCGCATACAGATACTAGAAGTTTTCTACAATCTTGCATATCCagaacacacagagaaacaacattttttttttaaaaaaaactgtcatctCGGATGATTTTCTTTCATCCTCCGGACCAGCAAGAGCAAAAAGTAAATTTCCAGACCACAGTCCCCGAGTGCAGATGTTAGCTGTAGACGGGTGGAGACTTGTCCCTGGCCAATGGCTACAGatgttgtttgattttgttcgtttttttatatgaatgaaagaaaaacggaATCTCTGAGTTTTAATGACTGCAAAAGAAATGAATCAGTTGCTGCTGAAAATTATCTGCAAATGatctgaagatgatgacaaaaattaattatactCGGTAAACacaaatagtaaataaacattttataaaatagaaacGGCAAACAGCAATGacgacacattttttttctttgttttgcctCATCCTTACTACGAATGAACTTGGAGGTAAGGAGCTAATTCTATATAGAGATGATATGGAtacaacacatttatatttaccAGTACTACTTTCACACTTATTGCATCATTAACTTCCCCATCATAAAGCCCGGTTCGAGAAACTATAATGTCCCTTGTTTCTGTGTGAATCACAGGTAAAAGTAGCAGGACAAAGACTAATAGGTAAACTCGGCTATATGAAATTTgtcgattttaaaaaaagttttgacttaaaaaaagggaaaagacaaCAACTGAAACAGGGAACAAACCTAAACTTCTTTGTCGCTACCAAATTGGAATTTCTTTCTGACTTAAGAATCTCATCGGCCATTACCTACCACAAATATATATAGATTTGATGGTACATAAGAGGAACCCCATCCTGAACTGTAAGGAAACAAGACTTAGAGTTGAAGCTGCGTTATTAggaaaaatcttttgtttattttttctggtaaaaaaaaaaccccaagaaattgttatttttgCTTTCGATAAATGCAGCTCAGCTATTTATTTCACTCcagttaatatattttacacttgATATCTCGCCGGTACCTCTTACTGACACCGtgcatttcattcatttattaatttctttttcagtgtgCAGCATCTCTGGGCAGACATCATCATTTCTCATACCTACAACAATTTCATCTCTATTTCATATTGAACTGCTGagccagaaaagaaaaaataagaggTTTTCGTGACAAAAGATGCCTGGTCGTGCATTTCAAGCCCTGGAAATACTTATCAGTCACAGATGATATCGACTGTGACACACCGAGcgagaaaaaaatcctttccaTTAGTCAGCAATGTTGTCCATGGTGGGACACGCTTGAATATGTCCTCAGAAGGGGCAGGGATTACAGCTGGCAACTGATGCTTGCAATAGTGATCACACCTACACCACCTGGCAGTTGAAAGTATGCTAAACTCTTGTGGTCCAGACCAGCCCCGATGATGCGGTGACCGAAAATTCGATTTGAGTGATTAAGATATTGTTTGCAAGCGACGGCAGCTGGAGGAATATTATGAAACAAGCTGTGAGCACCAGGAGGACAGGGGTGGACTGCTCTGCTGTTGTTATTCCGTTCCTGCCCTGACATTCAGGGTTTGCTCCCAGACCTGCGACGGTTTCATTCAGAGAAGAGACAGGCCAGCGAGAGGGAAGAAGTGTTTAAAGTCCTCTTTCTTCTTGCCATCGAGTGTTGAGATTGATCAACCTGTCTTGGCCACATATAAAATACCTTGTCTACCTGGTACGTATAACATCTTTTCATCTATCATAAAGTTTATGTAAGTGCCAGGCAATGTCCAACTATGTGTATCGTCTGTTACAGACAATGTATATGACTAACATGATGTCTGGTGTTTATGTAAAACGTGTTAATAAAGCATCTCATTACACTAAATATAACTGCACCTAGGACTACTTTAGCGGTCTGATtatcaaattatatatatatatagttcttatCTCGTTGTCTTTATGCCAGCTATAAGCTGAAAAAGGAGAGGACaatcacacccacccaccaatcCACCCCATCCACACACTCACCACAAAGCAGAAATGGCAAACAGACGAAGTGATTATTGCTGGCTATCTAAGTAGGTAAATGGAAAACTAGACAGCCTTTCACAGACTAAGAAGATCTCGTCGACAGATTCCTTGTAATATTGCAAGAATATTTTGCAAACTTTAATCCATTATAACATGCTTAGATGGCTGGGTCTGGCTGGAGCAGAAAGCCATCTTTGTTCCCTGTTGTCCCCGTTTGCAGACCAAGGAGAATGTTTCTCGCCGTGGCCTCAATGGTGTGTCTGGGACTCCTGACCTTTGGGGTCAAGGCGGACACCGACATTGAGCAGCTAGTAAGAACCGTTGATGACCTTCAGGTGGAGATTAACGGCCTCAAGGACGCTGCTCGGATGCTCCCTTTGGAGGTAAAACACTTCACGTAGGGTTAGCATAGAATTTCAATTGATTTCATGTCTAAtggtgaaaataaataacaataaagatcATAACTGTTTCAGTTGATCCTAAGTGTACAGGACATGTCTAAAGAGACCAGCGGAATCTCGCCGAactaaaattgtaaaaatgtctGATGACAATCTGACCAGCTGGTCTGTGTGATGTAGGTTTCATTCAAGAAGATGGCTATATTCTGGGGTTCAGAATCGTGGCTGGCAAAGGACCCTTCGCTGAATGGCCCTGGGAGATGGAAAGCAATGGCGATCAGGCGTATTTGCAATCCATGAGGCAGTGCACCTGCAACACTGGCGCAGGGCCTTGCAACCGCCACTACAAAAGCTCCATTCTTGATTTTTTGTATACAATCCCAGTCACGACAGTAAGTTTTTGAGTTGTAAGGGCGGGACAATGCTTTGGACAccttcactcactcaactcactcaactcactcactgcTCCTGTGTCCCCTCAGCTGCTAGTCCTAATGTCATAGATATTATTGCTGCGAGGAATGCTTTATTGCTCATTTTGCTCataaatactatttatttattacttttaatttattgaattattttgaCGGGTTCAACAATGCCATTTCCTTCTTCTACAATAGATATTACCGGTAATATTAGTGTAGATGACCCAAGTCtttcactactttttttttctcttagtcaACAGTAATCTTTTATTGAAAGATCTGATTCACTTGTGTCTATTTCTGACTGATTATTGGATACTTTTCACGATTCTACGAATAATTTCAATGTCCTATGGAACCGCTGGACGTGGCCAATAATTAGGTGGTCCTCAGGACATGACACGCTGAAGGTGATCGTCACGGGTCTAGCAATGGCCACAAATGTTAATGAGACCATAGTCATGCAAGTTTTGTTCCTTCCTACAAGGCCAAGCTCTCCGTGTACAAGAATGGAGAGGAGAAACAGTTTATTATCTTCAATGCGAAGGGCACTCCTTATTGGCCTGATATCTTCGTTGCGTCGAAAGTTCTGGAGTCGTCATGGGTAGACTTGAAAACGGAAACCCATGACTATTTTACTTCTGGGTAAGCTTTAGAATTTGTGTGATTAGCATTGTGTAAGTATATGAATTTTCTTGTCGTTTGATTGTAATTGTCAGTCCAAGCTTCAGGGCAAACGGGTTGCTCCGcatgtttttcttgcttgtatATCTGTTCCTCAGTCCATCTATCTCttgtctctttcttcctctgccttctgtatttgtatattaGACCTCCATGATCTCTATGTCTGAAAGGTGATGCTGGCTATTTTTATTGATGTCCCTCGTGTAGCCGTAACCCTGATGATAaattaactaattttttttaataaaagcacTTACTAAAATACTGATCCAATCAAAAATACCTGTTCATACATGAAATGCTGGATCCAGTACCCTTCAATAATTTCGTCCTGAACTGCTTCTGTAGGGAATACTATAGcggaagaaaatatttcttcaacCATGTCAGCGGTGATTGCTCCACCCTTGGCGGATGGATGTTGGTCCAGTTTGGCCAGGATGCGTGTTCTTGGGCCATCCCCCAAAATGGCTCCTATCCGATCATCCTGTACTCGCCAGCCAAGACCTGGGTCCGGTACGAGTCTGAGGGTGAGGCACCTACTTTGATAAGTCAAttgtagtaataatagtaattgtAGTAATTGTAGTAATTGTAGTAATCGTAGTGTCAAGCTATCTGTGGTCCCGTGTACGTTCTCAACATACACCTCCCTCATTTTGCGATACTTGCAAtggtgctatatatatattaatgccTTGATCTACCATATACCTTGTTTGTAAATAAGACAATGAAGGGGTGTGTTTCAAGTAAATAACATCTTTaagtttatgtttacttttgtgtAACTTCTAATCgacggggtttttttttctgtccatgtgCACTAGCTGAACAAGCGGACTCACTGGCGCTGTGGCTTAAGGTCGACAACGTAGAGAACCTCAACGCCCCCTGTGTCCAGTAGAAGTCATTTCCAAAACTAAAGATCGTCTGACAGGATGCGATGGTTGTCCAGTCAATTTTGGTTCACAGTTCATATACAGACAGCGGCATCTCGGGAAGACTGCTGCGACATTGAAACCAGCCAATCAAATTTTGAAGAATTCCGACTGATGGCAAAAGAAAGCGAAACAAACCAGAAAGATTGTAGATGACCGTATCGGCACTTGTTAATGTGTTTCAGCAATAAATATGGGTACAAAAAAGGAGTTTTAGTGTGAATGTTTTGTCAAGTAGATAATATGAATGTACGTTAATTATAAATACTTAAGAACAAGGCAAGCtggtccacacacacacacatgcacgcgcgcaaacacacatacattagaTCCCTCTTTCAGGGGGATGAAGAGGGAAGTGAGTGTGCTTAACCATTATTAAAATTGGGGTCTAAAAATTTGagataagagagaaaagaagaacgGTT
The Pomacea canaliculata isolate SZHN2017 linkage group LG2, ASM307304v1, whole genome shotgun sequence genome window above contains:
- the LOC112557299 gene encoding uncharacterized protein LOC112557299, translated to MLRFVATVLLFSAVTCQDDLVLRLTNQLNDLRAQLDAIKERCSDLDPLGGMVEEDGYFLAFKLFAGNGRDAFGSYGSLDENNDVVFQRYVTPSSCRHTGACGHNFRGDFLFYWDELLVDTVKVNIHKNGEVVHYAVFNGTGSTYLNWFNQTKLLESSWLDLKTSSTNFFSIYGNSKLRRQFYISSNSTDCGSDAGWLVIKNSKEKCSWGKLPKTAKYPVIFYANPNHAVKFSSGDLGQADSISIWVKLQGGVKPRLPCIE
- the LOC112557224 gene encoding uncharacterized protein LOC112557224; the protein is MESNGDQAYLQSMRQCTCNTGAGPCNRHYKSSILDFLYTIPVTTAKLSVYKNGEEKQFIIFNAKGTPYWPDIFVASKVLESSWVDLKTETHDYFTSGEYYSGRKYFFNHVSGDCSTLGGWMLVQFGQDACSWAIPQNGSYPIILYSPAKTWVRYESEAEQADSLALWLKVDNVENLNAPCVQ